gtaagagagagagagagagagagagagagagaaatggaagTAATGTgctggaaacaaaaaaacatttcatgcaTGAATGCATTGTGTCATTAATGCTGTTTGCTGAACAAACCCGTAGTCAGGTTTTAACCAGGACTTTCTTGAATACTGGTGCTCCTAGTATTCCATAGGTCTAAAAGCATATTCACCAAATTGCCATCTTTCATTAGGGGTTCACCACCACAGTAATCCCTAGGTTATGAATTGGTGGTAAGAATCTTAAAGAATGTCCTTGTAATAAACCTCATATCAGAAATGTTCTTGGTTCTATTCAGAATCACTGCCCGAATTCCTTCTGCCTTAAAAAGCAAACTTAtctaaaattaacaaaaaattggACATAActtaactttttaaattcataaaattaatacatttatattaaataatttaataaactttttatttccAGTAAGGTTGGGAAAATTCATATTAAATCTTACAGAGCATGTACTATAATTGCAATAAATGTATTCATACATTTTGTCCAGACATTCCCCTTATATGTTCTTTGTGTAAGAAAGAAGTGGAATGGTTGTCCCATCTTTTTTTAGCTGAACTTACTCGTCACTTCTGGACCCAGATTTTAAAACTTATATGGCAGATCAAAAGATCCTGGTCTCTATTTCTTGGGCAAATatcaaaaatatcacaaaactAGGTTTCTCAAATACAGAGGAGGATTAGGacaaccataaaaaataatgtcagGATTCTGACATTTTCTCATAATTCTGATTTTAACCTCAGACTTCAGACGTTTTTCATTACATCATCACATTCGTTAGAAATCATAAGGAAAGTACTGTGGAGTAATGGAAGAAAGGTAATAAGGTCTTTTGAGTCCAGATTTTTCCTgtttcagagtgatgggtgcatcagggtgagAAGCGGAGAAGATGACGTTAAGATAAAACCTTTTGAGATTTAATTAAGAAATCTGAGATTGAAGTCAAACCTCCAATATTTAATTGTGGCTCATATCCTCTTCTGTATGTATTTGAGTCATTGAAGTCATTCTACGGTGCTGTTTGTGAAGAATATATTGTAAATTCCTTTTATAGGATACAGGGGTGCACTCTGGATGGGTGCAAATCCCATCTCACagactagtgatgggaagtttggatcattttagtgactcggttctttgattCTCGTTAATTAAAATggacaaatctttttttagtcatttagtttatttcgttcttttgatcagaaataaaatacaatgttacatttttaataaacaaacccCTAACATGCACCAAATTTATGAAAatggaatttttaaaaaatatatattacaatgcCATTAAGggcatattatgataaacagaatgagcagctcacctctcatatatTCCAATAGAGTCTATGAAAGTCATGTAACAAAAGAACAACTGATTTGGAccagaagactcatgagaagaaccgctcaattctgtttcctatGGAGGAAAATCCctttttcaaaaatgaaaaaaaaaaagaaatattttcaaaaggaattgcaaattgcatttaaaattgtgttttcCATATGTGAATGCATAAAGTGtgacataattcaaatgcaattgcaaatttTGTATTACCGTTTGCTTTTTTCGCTTTTGCAAACgaacactgactgccaaatttcaaattaaaaagtGCATTTCCCATGTCATAAAAGTTATgagcctgtcatatttaaatagcaaaatcaattaCTATGTCTGCCTATTCACTTTCTGAAtattgaataaatgaatattgtAAAAGGAAtgggtgaaacaaaaaagcttttgaaaattatttatttatttattattatttttttttaaatattacactgAATATTGCAAAGTGAATGGTTGTAGTTTTTACCAATGATagggtggattatagtacagttGGTTTTACGTGAAAAATTTTTATAGCAAAAACGttattgaattttgttgatttaattgtcttttttttcaactCATAATAGACCAAAGTGTAAAAAAGTATGAaagtgcatttattttcatacatagctttacaattattattgtttttaatatttattggcACAAGAATTGTCTGtgcaatcatttatttttaaatgcacataaaaataattaataatcaattaaacaaacaaataaataaacaaaatccaTACTGTAGCCTAATGCAATttgaaatttctttaaaaaaaattctgggatTTTCCCCTTCTTAATGGAACTGCGtagcgtctatgagagtcacgtgacaaaagactgaacgattcggaccagaagTCTCGAGAGGTAACTCTACTCAATTCTGTTCGCTGTACGCacggttttgcgatgatttacgcgcccagtagaaaataaacGAATCTGAATATTGTTTGATTAAAATTTTGCTTACTCATCTACCTTTGTCAAAAGGAATGACTTAATTTGTGTACACGTGCATGTGTGTCACGCTCTCCATGTACAATAGTTTTTGTATCGTTTTGCTCAGTCGTAACGTTTATAtgaccctttaaaaaaagtgcgctcatctgattggctaaagGTCGACTCGCACTGACCAATGAGAGCAGGAGGGCGTTGGTCACATGATCAGGTGGTGGCTCGGTCATATGATGTGCGCTGTACATGTCGCTGGTTCAGCCTGTGCTTTACTGTGCACAGGGAAAGGCTGCAAAAAGCGGACAGATTGAAAGTAATGCGATCAGCAGGGTGAGgattaaacagcaaaaaaaaaaaagaaaaaaagaagaagaaacccgAGGTCGTGGTGCATTTCATCTGGACAGGCAAGTGTTTAAAGACATAACATTAATGGTTAAAAAAACTGTTACTGGTGTGAAATGTAAGAAGGTAGGTTTCTGTTAGGTGTGACAGTGCACTATagggagctgtgtgtgtgtgtgtgtgtgtgtgattctctGTAATGGAAGTAATGTGCTGGACATACACCACATTAGTTGctgctgtggaaaaaaaaaacatgtaatgcATGAATGCATTTAGTCATTAATGTTGTTTGCTGAGCAAAGCTTTAGTCTGGTTTTAAGCAGGACTTATTTTGAGATAcgaaggtcagcctttctggaatagtcCTGGCAagaaacagtattgtcaagtgcatttgcaaaacccataaTGAAGatgactctcatgaagaccatcccaggaaagcgagaccaaaacgtagagtcaccagcctcagaaatcaccaattaacaccCAGCACCTCacattagagccgttatgaagcggacacatctcaatatcaactgttcaaaggagactatttacaatttagaaagaaataaaaatcatgaaagACCATGATATTAGAAGGcgtgtccagacttttgactagTACTGTACATAGTAATATCAGTTGCCCAAAAAAGCTTCCTACTCTGGGTTAAAATGGTTCAGTATGATATTTAGGCATGGTGCTGAAGTGAACTTTGTCACACGAAGCAGCAAATAATATGATGTTTACTGCATTATTGGGAATTCCTGACTCATCAAAAGAACTGACCTTTGTCACAGCTGTCCTCGTCATAACTAAGTAAAAATATTACTATTTGCAAACTTGTAGACATTTACTTTAATTACAGATACACGCACATACCAAGAGTTTGGTTGCACTTCTGAGTGAAAAACAAATCttccaacatactgtaaataactcCAGGAAGTGGAACAATACGGCAATCCAAATGTTCATGCAaattcagcaaaaaaataacttaggATAATCATTGAGTCAGCGATTTTATTCAGGAAATCAGGAAGTTAGACGTGTAAAAGCTTTCATTACAATCAAATGTAGGGAATATGTCTTTCAACGTAATCATTTATAACCTTTAAACGTTCTCTTTTTAAATCCTGTTTCTTTCCTAAAGTATGCCTTTTGTTGGGATAAATTGCTGaccttaaatattaaacatctaCATGAGTGGAAAATCATCATAGTGACTTATAGGCAGTTGAATGATTGTACAGCCCTGTGTAccgctttttgtttttttcaggcaCAACAATGGCAGAGTTATTGAAGCAGTACCGTGAGAGAATACACACTGAGCTTGACAGAGTTGTGGATTTCTGGCTGAAATACTCTCATGATGAGCAATACGGGTGAAATGATGTGTTCATTGTTCTCAGTGcattttatatgttatatatataagtgACCTAAAAGCACAAGGAAGTGTTCTTGCTATCTTACTGCTGGTGATCTGTTCAATAAATATCCATAAATATGGAAACATTGAACACGGTGGTTGCGTTCAGTCCTACAGTGTAAATTTGAACATTTTCCTTTGTAGTCAATTAAGTTCAGATTAGGACCTCATTCTCTAGAAGCTAATATTGTTGTCTGCTTTATTGtccaaaacttgttttttaaactCTACCAACCATTACAGAAGCTGTTATTTAACAATTATCGAAGCTGAGTGAATATAtgctcatttttattatttattattacctgTTTACTAACACTATTTAACTAAAttgataataattaataactttATCCTAGTGGACTGTTTTTAATctttgctttttcttcttcttccctgaCACAGTGGGTTTTTTACCTGCATTGGGAAGGATGGAAAGATCTATGACGAACTCAAGTATATGTGGTTACAGGGCAGACAGGTgagattgttttaaatatttcatatcCTTATGTATAACTGATAGTTAATAGGTTTCCTGCTGGCTCTCTGGTTAACTTCAGCCTCCCTGAATCAGTGTGATAGGTGGACATTTGATTAACAAAATGACCTTAAGTGAAAAAGGGTGTGTGCCTCCATAGTATTGTTTGATCAACTGGAGTCTGATCCAGCGAGTATTCCCGCCTGACACCCAGCACTCCCGGGATAGACCCCAGGTCCACCATTAACCTGATGAGAATACATGGATAAATAACTGAAAGAGTTCAAGCACATCGGTTTGTCTTGAAACAATGCGGTATCTCTTGATCTCCTActatttttttatgctaaatCTATGTAAATGTGTTGCAGGTGTGGATGTACTGCAGGCTGTACCGGACCATGCCGAGGTTTCACCGGCCAGACATTCTCCAAGCTGCCAAATCAGGTGCAGTATTAAGTTGATCTATAAGTGGTACAGATGGATACATAACTACAAGGAAGCCATACTGCCTATAAATAAattctgtatatttattagggtccaagcactatgacaCCAACCCTATTATGTCATAGTGTCTAAAGGGCCCTGTTGTTTTTCTAAGGGTTATTATAAAGCCCAAGCACTATAACATAAGCATTATAATGTcacaagcattaaaaaaatacatatattattatttgattgagtgacataatttttttttcagcatctgtttttttttggaagtcTTTGCGTGGTGCTTGGGCCTGCTCgtcattgcttgcaactatatttatttgttatgcTTGATCCAATTCTGATGAAAATGAGGGTACATTACACACATTATGAGTACATTACAATAGATCCTTCTTCGCACACCAGCTCTGAAGTTTGTCACCTGACATTTGAGTACGATGTAAATAATTGGGACCAAATTCccccaaaacatacagtatgtacacacaaatgttttttcccTGGAACTAGCCATATGGCTAAACTATTTCAGTGGAAAGCAATGAgttaaatttgtattaaatacaTTGTAACTATAAAAGATACCAATCCGATTTAGCTGAGTGAGACTTCTGAAGTTTCATGTAAATGCATTCTGCAAGGGTTGTTGAACTTGGCCCTGGTTACTCACATTGTACTCACATTCTGAGTAACAGAATTCACGGCTGGGGTGTAGAGGAGGAAAATTTATAACATCCATGATCTACTGTAATTTACTTATATGCACCTTAACTTTGAAGTACGAGAGATTTTTCTAAACCACAACTATTCCTTTAAGCCAATAGTATTATTACTGCTTTGACTATGTCAGTTAGACCTGACCAAAAACATACTATAAATAGGAGTTCTTAAATCTTTTCACTTCATTAGACAGATATTAAAAGCAGGAGTTATTAGAAGGTTAAAGTGCTACAAGGAAGCTTGTGCTTTGTTATTCAGGCGGTGCATTTCTCCAGAAATTTGCTCGAGTGCAGGCCTCAGACGGTCCGGCAAAGTGCGCGTTCTGTCTGACGAGGGACGGCAAAGCAGTAAAGGTTCAAAGGACAATCTTCAGCGAGTGTTTCTACGTCATGGCCATGGATGAACTTTCCCGGGTCACAGGAGACAAAGAGATGCAGGTGGAAATGTGAATTTAAACTCACGTTTTAAATTGTACGTAGTAGAAGTGAGTAAAAATCCACAGTCTGCCCGTTATAAAAATTGGACTACCGATTAAAGTGGTGCAACCAAACATTCAGCTGGTCAGGTTTGTGACGTGCTACAATTCGTTCTTTACAGTCCGATGCAGAGAAGATGATGGATCAGTTAGTGCACTGGGTCCGGGTTGACCCGTCGGGTCTGGGTCGTCCTCAGCTTCCTGGCGATCATCCTGTTAACAGCATGGCGGTTCCTATGATGCTCATGTGCCTGGTGGATCAGCTGACAGAGGGCAGAGTAGAGCTTACGGAGAAATACAGTGAGCTGGGAGACTGGTGCGTCTCTCAGATCCTGCAGCATGTACAGGTGTGTGAAGCAGGCAGAGTACAATAATGACAATACATATACATGTTCTGCGTCTTGACAGTCAATACatgaatatataatatgtaagaGTCCTTATGTTGCCGCTTTTTTGCTCTATGAAACACTGTGTTTGCTTTTCAGAGAGATGGAAAGGCCATTCTTGAAAATGTGTCAGTGGAGGGAAAGGAGCTGCCTGGCTGTCAGGGACGTTTGCAAAACCCAGGTAGAACACCAAGGACTGGAACTTCCAGTCCTTTTAACAGTTTTGCAAATGTctttttacataaatgttatGATATTAGCTAAGGGGCTATGCTACAACATTGCCGTGTTCACAATATGAAGTAAGTTTTGgcctaaaataattttttacttaaagttTTATAGGCCTTGCAGGAATTAATgccttaaaaattaatatatatatataaacaaaattatgtTAAACAAATCCtgaatatgtattatatattccATTCTTCAAAGTAGCCACCTTTTCTTTTAGTAAAGATGTGTTGTGCAATCATTCTGCCCAAGAAAAAGACCAGTTCAAAGAAATGACTCAAAGCCCAACACTGCCATAACATTCACATTCatgatgtgtgtacagtatgtacatttcTGAACACAGCGGTACACTCCTGATGTGGCGAATGACATTAGGCTAAGAAACACCAGCATTTTCCTTTAAGGGAATTTTGCATGTTCGTTTACATAGACCGATTTAAGAGATACTTtgttgtttgcatgtttttttttacttgcataaGACTCTAACCCATGAAACACGTAATGCCCATGTCATGCCCAGGTCATGCCTTGGAGGCTGGCTGGTTTCTGCTCCAGTATGCAAAGGCAAAAGGTGCAGCAGATCTGCAGACTACGGCTGTGCAGAAGTTCATGGAGGTTCCTTTCCTCACCGGCTGGGACAAAGAACATGGAGGACTCTTCTACTTCCTAGATGCTGACGGCCACTGTCCTACCCAGGTTTAATCATAACTCAGTACAGTTGGTTTAATTATTTCTATGCAGGTTGTTTTCAGTATATTTGCAAACATATTATCTATTTATTAGCGATGTGTTATTCttgacctactgtactgtagctataACTTATGTTAACTCTGTGGCAGATGAGTCAAGTCTTTTATGAGCTATAATAATTGAAACGCTCTATAAAGGTTTCAGGTTATGTTGTTATTTATTAGGGATTTATGTAAAACAGTTTTGGCCATTAAAAGGCCAATCACTGATCAGAATATAGACCAATTTTTgactttacatttaagcatttggcagacactcttatccagagcgacttacatttttatcttattacacatctgagcagttaagagttaagcgccttgctcaagggtccaacagtggcaacttggtagttgtggggtttgaacctgggatcttccgaaccgcagtccaatgccttaaccacttagCTATCCCTGGCCCatgacataaaaataacaatgagCCTCTTCAGTTTCACCATGAAGTCACACTTTCTTGTTATTCTTTTTGACTGCTtccattatgggtttggcacagCGAATCATCAGATCCTACATTTATTTTGTCACTGGTTCTATGCATAGGATGCTCTTtgtgatgcaaccctcccatttttatctgggcttggacCAGCACTAAGGTGGTTTGGTGTGgagccttccacatggcaggcaagaatACCACTGAGACACCAGTGTCCAAACTGGGATCCCTTCTTCTAATAAGTCAAAATCAATAAAGTTACCTGGATTTTAATAACATGAGTAATAACATACTGGCTTAGTCAATTTCAATTTCATAGGAACTCAAaaccagtaataataaactGATAATCCtgcattcaattttttttctttaaagaaggCCTGTTGGTCAGCTGTGCACCCTAATCCGTGGGTTCCTCACTGGGGAAATCAATACCTGGTCTTctagcagacagacagaaatactCCCACTATACTAATgaccatactgtacagtagctaaAACACACGACTGATTTGACTGTTCTCTGATTTTGTTGTGTAGCTGGAGTGGAACATGAAGCTGTGGTGGCCTCATTGCGAAGCTCTCATCTCTTATCTAATGGCTTACGATCACTTCAGAGATCCTGCACTGCTGGAAAGATTCACCCAAGTCTATGATTACACTTTTTCCCATGTGAGTCATCTTATCCAAAATACCACACCATCAGTCCAATAAGCTAATAAACCTAATATGCCTGTTCTGTCCCTGTTTATAAATGTAGATATGAGACGTAcagtactagtcaaaagtttggacacaggtttgaattctagaacaatactattttttatatatatatttttttttctgctgcagaggagaagttcatttagagttactatcctcaaaaatcaccaattaacaaacagcacctcagattagagccgttaaaAGGGCTGGATGGAAttaggtgtgtccaaacctttgactggtaatgTAAGAAAGGTATAAACACAGCTAAATGTTTATCCCATTAATCCTGCTGATTGGTAAGCCGTTTCTCTCCCAGTTTTCTGATGAAGAGCATGGCGAGTGGTTCGGATATCTGAGTCAGCAGGGGAAAGTGGTGATGGATTTTAAAGGGGGGCCTTTCAAAGGTGAGCATGTGATTTGATGCCGTCGTTCTTCTGATGTTTTGAACTTACACTACTTTaagtaaaacatgttttcagaaacacattttcccagcatattttgtgtattttatccAGGTTTCTTCCATGTTCCTCGATGTCTCTACATGTGTGAGAAGATGCTGGATCATCTGCTCAATACACTCAAGTCTTAAATGTAACCAAAAACTGATGGCTGACAttttatgcacttttttttttaaaccactgtGACATTTATGCATGCTTACTTACACACTCCATGTTAATTAATACTGAGCCTTTTTGGTCTACTGCAAGTGCCAATGTTTTATATCGTGAAATTATAAAGGGAATAGTTATCTGGACCCAATGTCAAGCCAGTGAAATTAGTTGCTTTCCAGGACACAAGCCAACATTATGTAGCATGTTCCACTCATAATTATTTCTTACATCAATGAACTTGTGTGAAAGCAAAAGAATAGGTTCATTCCTTGATGTAATGTTAATAGCACTACATATTCTCTTTAAAGTATTCAAGGAAGCAAAGCAAGGTCACAAGCAACTCAGGGTTACAAATgccttttgactttttttttattatctcagTTCAGACTCTGGACACATTTTAGAATTACCCTAGATTAAGCTTTTAATCACTGCTCTAACCCTCAGTGGTTCATTGGGCCAATGTAAGCGTTCATGACATCGTATTGCTTTTAGTGATGAGTTGAAAATGTTCAACTATTGTAAATTTAGATAACATGCCTAAAGTgttgaaaggtttttttttaacaattagaACACAACTATAATTAAGACATGGTGTGTTTGCTAATCCTCTAAACATATTAAGAAattgtttttaagaaaatgttcCAGATTGATATTTTTAGCCCTGTAGTTATTTTCTGGTCTGATTAGGTGATTTTACATGAATGCAATTTATCAAAAATTGAACACTCTACTACACTATATTTTACGTACTTGAAATGTATTGCTGAGTCGGCATTCTGATGGTGGTCAATTAGAACTGGATCGTTCACAACGCAGTGTATACAAGGTGGTTTTaaacatggggggggggggggggatggggggggggggcattacTTACACACATTAATATTAACTGTTGATGTACAACATTTCAGTGGGGAATAATGAGAACTCCGGAATTTTAAAGAAGTTTACTCTTTATGTAATGCTAAGGTTTTAAAAATCACTGCAGCAATTAATACAGGTCAACAGTTGTATGTCTAAACTCACCTCATGCATTTTACCATTTTAAGCATCTATCTAAACATTCAACTTTTCTCATAACTAGTAGATTTCCccactttttttaatgtaatgttgTTCAGGAAATTGAACAACAGAAGATTATGAAAGTCTTTGTCTTGTCAGATTTGTCAACCTGttccaagaaaaaaatatataaaaatatataaaatttaagaaTTAAAGAAATCACTCAAGAATCTCATGACAGACTGGTGTTGGGCTCCGGGTTGTTCTTTACAGGGTGAGCTGAACCATCAATTATATGCTAGCAAGACTGTTAATGATACTTCAGGAAATGCAGTAGTTATTGTTACAACATTCCTTCATCCTAAAGACGTCTCTCTGTGCCAGAAAAGTCCATATTACACAAAATCACACATCCACAGCTTCCTAAAACAATTCTAAACTTTTATTCTCTAACAAAAGTGAAGAAACAAAGGCAACatggaaatgaaaatgtttagACACAAACTCACAAGTTGCTTGTCTgcaataccaataataataataataataataataataataataataatgataattatgtaTTCAATAGAAAtgatgacaaaaaacaaaatgaaactaAGTGAGTTACACTTAGGTGTTTGTACAGTTCCTTGGACTTGGGGGATGGCagcgagagagaagaaaaaagtagcaacaaaacagttaaaaaaaacaacccaatttAAAGTCAGTAGACAGAAGAGGGTAATTATACAGTGACCTATTTGGGGAAAGTAGCACCAAAACTCAAATGCCGTTTTTCCCCCTCCCCGATCCATTTTCCcccttattttttaattttttttaccttttttttaactagttCATCAAAACAGAGTCTCTCAACAGCCTCAACAAAACACGAGACTCggtacataaaaaatacaggTCATTTTCACGGCATCTGGGCCACGCTCCTTTTCCTATGTCCAGCACTACCGAACCattgtgtgtgcgagtgtggcTGAACTATGTCACATTATGTAGGTGAACAAGTTGGCGGTCAGGGAGTTCAGAACTGTGTGGTACAGTTTAAtgctacagacagacagacagcaggGCTCAAGTGTAAGTTTTCTGAGTCGTCGTGAGCAGATCGGCACACAACATGACAATGGAGGAACACAAGAAGTCGGAGTGAAAAAGGACAGACGTGATGCTAATGCCACACCATCCAGAAACAAGCCGGGGAGTGCAGTGCCCAACAACGGGCGCCACTGAcagggagtgagtgtgtgcaaaTAGTATAAAGAAAGGAGCGGTGTGTGAGCTTATTAAGTCAAACGTCCATGAAATCTCCTCTACTCTCtgggtaaatgttttttttttcccggcccAGGTGGCTTTAGAACTGATATTCCGTGGGTCACGTTCTGTGATTTTCACCTTTACAAGTTCCAACACATCACAAGACctggagaggaagaaaaagagagtgaaTACTCTTAAGTAGACTTTTAAAGTGCTCACTACATAGGCTATATCATAACGGCATATTTGTACAGTAAAACGTTCTTTTTACTACTATGTTATACACATCAGACAAAGGGCCATTTgagt
This region of Clarias gariepinus isolate MV-2021 ecotype Netherlands chromosome 9, CGAR_prim_01v2, whole genome shotgun sequence genomic DNA includes:
- the renbp gene encoding N-acylglucosamine 2-epimerase, whose product is MAELLKQYRERIHTELDRVVDFWLKYSHDEQYGGFFTCIGKDGKIYDELKYMWLQGRQVWMYCRLYRTMPRFHRPDILQAAKSGGAFLQKFARVQASDGPAKCAFCLTRDGKAVKVQRTIFSECFYVMAMDELSRVTGDKEMQSDAEKMMDQLVHWVRVDPSGLGRPQLPGDHPVNSMAVPMMLMCLVDQLTEGRVELTEKYSELGDWCVSQILQHVQRDGKAILENVSVEGKELPGCQGRLQNPGHALEAGWFLLQYAKAKGAADLQTTAVQKFMEVPFLTGWDKEHGGLFYFLDADGHCPTQLEWNMKLWWPHCEALISYLMAYDHFRDPALLERFTQVYDYTFSHFSDEEHGEWFGYLSQQGKVVMDFKGGPFKGFFHVPRCLYMCEKMLDHLLNTLKS